The nucleotide sequence AAATAAGGCATATTTCTTGAAAGCAGCATAATCTAAGATGGGATGTTTTGTTGAGGAAAGAGTATAACTAGGAAAGAATTCCGTATAGTTATAGTGAGCTATAGCATAGTCATTTTTTGCAAAATCCAATTGCATTCTCTCGTTAGGCCAGTATTCTCCATTAATAACTAATCGCACGCTGGACATTCTAATGTGATCAAATAACGTTGGATCAGCGTGTATGTCATCTCGTTTAGAAGTTTGAAAAGCCACAATGACATAGCGTGGACGTTCAACAGATGAAGTTGTCTTTACACTCCATATCTCGCGTCGAGATCCTGACGTAAGTGAAGGTAGTTCATTGAGCTCCCATTTACGGAAAGGTATAGTTATCGGCACATTATTCTTAATCGGAGTCATTAATTCAATTTTCATATCATCATTGGGAAAGACATGCTTGACCTTGAGTTCCATGCTGGAAACAGTTAAAGATACTGTTGTTGTTGTTGTAGCATTAGGTTCTTTCACTAGAATACAGTCTCTATCATTGCGTGCTCGAACAAATCGAAACACTTGACGGCCATAGGTTAATTTATTGTAGTCGTTGAAAATGTTGAATATATGTTTTATCGGAATCAGTAGACTAAAGTTGTCTCCCGATATATGTGGATTATTCGGATAGTTCCATCCTGCAGTACTGAGAAACTTGGAATCTTCAGgagtataacataacaaactgCGAATAGTGCTAACTACACCTGGGTCTCTAACTATTTCCATATCATGTGAACTTTGGATATACGTACATGTATCAAACAAGAAAGCTCCAACATTCGGTGCAAGAGAAACCACGCCATCACCTACTTTCTCTATACTTCCTTTAATTTCCAACAGCGTTTCGTGTATCCCAAAAAATGCATCTGATTGATTTATGATAAATTCGACAACGTCACTATTATTAAATGATTTGATGTATGGTGTATATGTCCGAAATTCTTCTTTTCTAATAGTATTATCGAACAGAGGTTTTTGGTAAAGATCGAAAATATGAGGTTGAGGCTCCTGCTGTTGAACCCCCCGTCGAATGTATTGACGTTTTGACATCTTTCAGCTTTAATCCAATGGCAACAAGAAAGGCTTTATTGGCGGCAGACACGTCACGTCGCATGCAGGATCTGTGTGAGACTAATGGATATTGACTTGTAgagttttgttttataattaaacCCATTTATATCGTTTCCTTAAAATCCAAATGGAGCGTACTTTTCTCTCCTCTAAAATTGACAGGTCTTAATTCCTGATCGACTATACTAACAGTAATTTTGGTAATTTCACGTATACTGCTGCTTATTGGTATGTATATAGGGTTATGAGGACGTTCATCAATAGAAAAACCTGGATCAACATTTATCGGAAAATGCAGAATGGTGTGTACAGGTCTGTCTTCGTAGAAGGCTCCTTCAGTAATGTTGCATTCAAATAGTAGACTTgatacttttataatatttaCAGGTTGGTCCGAAGAATGCATTTTTCCTGATTTTAACACTCTATTTGAGGAGAAACCCAATAATTTACCAAGACTATCTTCTTTCTCGAAAGTAATGGTATGATCTTGACAGAAAATTTCACATTTAAGCGTATTGTTGTTCGGTTTTAAAGTGAACTCCTGAACCGAATTGTATATACCCATTAATTTATTTCGAATGTATGCTTCGATATCGGTAATTTCATAAGATCCTGATGGAATTTCGATATAACGCAACTTTGTACGATCATTCTGCTCATAGAAATAAAACTTTTCACCATCAATGTTTGGAATTGAATTAAATGTATGAAATCCCAACACTGCTACATAATACTGCCGTAGCGGATCAAGCACAAGAGGCACTTGAGGAGTAAACGAAAACTCGTTTGTAGTACTTGTTAGGGTCAATAATCGAGACATGACTGATAGGAGGTAAAAGGTGCAGTAAGTTAAATACCAAAATATGTTAAacatttctttatttttcttaGAATAATGTTACATGTttttcttgttttatttatattttgttcataATACGGTATTCTACAAAATACACATACACTTTCCATCGTCCCACAAACATCGCACCATACGTGTTTCTTATAGTCTTTCTTGCAAGGTAAATAATATTCTAGTGCATGGCgaatatcttgtggtaattcATACCAGACATCAGCGCTTATATTTTCCATTATACAGAAACTTTAAGCACAAATGTCCACAGTTTATTTGGTTATAACTTTGATATTGATCGTTATTATATGCAATTCTTCCACCATTCAAATAGGAAACTAGTTCTTGAGGTGGCTTCAAGCAACCATATGAATCAAAATACTCTATGTCTTTGTTTATCTTTCTGTAAGCTACCCAATGTGTACCAGGGTTTGTTGAAATGTCGAGATTAATTATAGCACATTCATGTTTACGAGGGTAACGAGGTAAATTATCTCTCATAAACACACCAcgaaaatttggaattttaagtagTTTAACAAATTTATTCAAGTCCACATTGGTTAAAGGTCTATTAGGTAGCTTCAGCGGTAGttttttgacttttttaaatATAATCCAAAGCCTCCTTTAGCGTTTTTTCGAAGGTATAATCCTTTGCCTAGATGCTCCATAGCTTTATTATGACGTTTGTCCTCTTCTAGTTTCTTTTGAGCATTCTTTGAATCAATTACAGTCTTTGCGATGGCACTTGCACCACCAGCCAAACTACCAAGAGCTGATAAGCCTGCAAAGATGGGAATTAAAGGTAAAATACCACCAGATTTTGATTCGAATGGAATGATTCTTGGAACTCGTACATTTCTTTTCCCACCTATATTCTTCACGGCTGTTCTAGCTGCTGCAAGTGCAACTAGAGCTGATTTACGCAAATTTGGTGATGGAGGAGTTCGTTTCAACGTTCTGATAATTGGTTGTAGCACGTGTCGCTTAAATGAACCAACACCTTTACCACGTTTCATACCCATACCTAGTTTTCGTTTAACTTTCATTGCTGTAGTAGTCAACCAGGCAGTGGCTTTTTCACTCAAAGATGCGTCGTTTGCTGTAACTCGTTCCCACGCTTTGTTTTCCAATACCCAATCTGCTTTATGTCTATCTTTCAATGAATTACTATGAGAATATGCAATATCATGATCTCTCGCAGCTCGATCTAATGGATTTATCCCTGGATCTCCACGAGCTAGACGTTTCTGTAATTTAGTTCCAGGTCCTAGATACTGGTAACCAGGGGCATGCAATTCAAACGGTATATTGTTGATCAGAGAATTCAACACTCCTTCACCTTGAACGACTAACATTGAAATGAATCGCTTCTTGAAAAATTTCTTTATATAACCAAGCGTATAAAATACATCTTAATCACAATATGAAGGTCATTCAACAAGATAAGACACTAGCAGTGGAGAACTTGGATTTTGTCGATAACGTGGCAAGAATCAGTAAACATGGTGTATTGCTACCACATTCTTTTCGTGCTATCGTATGTGGCCCAAGTGGATGTGGAAAAACGAATGCTATGCTAGCATTACTGTTTGATCTAAATGGCGCTAAATTCAAAAATGTTTACGTATATTCAAAATCGTTGTTTCAACCCAAGTATCAGTTTTTGAAGGAAGTGTTGGAATCTGTGAAAGAGGTTGGTTATTTTCCATTTAAAGACAATGATGCCGTAATAAGTCCTGACGAAGCTAAACCCAACTCAGTATTCATATTTGATGACGTATCTACGGATCCACAACAAACAATACGTGAATATTACTGCATGGGAAGACATAAAGATATCGATTGTGCATACATATGTCAATCATACAGTCGAGCAGGCAAACAACTCCTGCGTGATAATGCCAACCTTATTGTATTGTTTAAACAGGATGAGCTCAATTTAAAACACGTCTTTGAT is from Diabrotica virgifera virgifera chromosome 9, PGI_DIABVI_V3a and encodes:
- the LOC126892829 gene encoding uncharacterized protein LOC126892829 yields the protein MSKRQYIRRGVQQQEPQPHIFDLYQKPLFDNTIRKEEFRTYTPYIKSFNNSDVVEFIINQSDAFFGIHETLLEIKGSIEKVGDGVVSLAPNVGAFLFDTCTYIQSSHDMEIVRDPGVVSTIRSLLCYTPEDSKFLSTAGWNYPNNPHISGDNFSLLIPIKHIFNIFNDYNKLTYGRQVFRFVRARNDRDCILVKEPNATTTTTVSLTVSSMELKVKHVFPNDDMKIELMTPIKNNVPITIPFRKWELNELPSLTSGSRREIWSVKTTSSVERPRYVIVAFQTSKRDDIHADPTLFDHIRMSSVRLVINGEYWPNERMQLDFAKNDYAIAHYNYTEFFPSYTLSSTKHPILDYAAFKKYALFVFDCSKQDDTSFRSGTVDVKLEIEADEGFPAGTRAYCLIVHDSLLEYFPLTEVIKNII